A segment of the Salmo trutta chromosome 3, fSalTru1.1, whole genome shotgun sequence genome:
AACGGCGTTTCTGTGATTTGTTCATTTTCCGCCTCTCATACGAAACCTATTCATTACCATCTGGTCTCACACACATTAGGCATTTGGCTAGTTGAGGGGGCACACGGAGAGGGAGTTTGTGCCAGGGTAggaagtgtgcatgtgtgtgtctatgtctgtaattgtttgtgtgtgtgtgtcaggatagGAAGGGGAAGGGGGTTAAGGCACTGATTACATCATGAGAAAAGAGTTCCACAGTGAGCTTCCCTGAAAAGCTGAACTCTAACTTAAACCACATGGGCATTACTGGCGCGACCAACACATACTGCTGGCAGTATGTTCTTTTGACACACCAGAATTGAATTAACAGTTTTTATATTTATGGTGTCATGCACTAGTAAATCTCAAGGCTGCTTTCTATGTGACGGTATAATTGCTACCATACAGGTTGTAGTTCCCTGGTAATCAGGCGGTGAATAGTTTGGGGTGTCGATCAGACGGACAGAAACCATTCCAGATCATCTGTGGTATTAACCCACTGGAGGGATGGAAAGGAACAGTGATGAAATAGATAACCAAtgcactcagatacacacactgtatagtgcactactatatggggaatagggtgccatttgggatgcagtcactGCCAAGAGAGACGGTATGGACGTCTATGATGAAAGTGTGGATGATGATTCAGAAGATGACTGTCTGCTTCAACATAGCCTACATAGGGTTCCCCAACGGCAGTCAAACTTGGGGGTGGCTTATTTGGGGGTGACTTATTTGGCCACCCAAGTTTTCTGAGTTTTATTATTTTTATGATTGAACATAAAGgattgtaaaaacaccaggaaatcagctccaagtgcaaaacatttttgggagtcTGTTCccagtattcccacgcataataaagAGATACACGTGTGATCATCTACAaataaatgtaagcaaggtttgaaattatgttttagtcaaatatacactaccgttcaaaagtttggggtagcttagaaatgttcttgtttttgaaagaaaagcatttttttgtccattaaaataacatcaaattgatcagaaatacagtgtagacattgttaatgttgtaaattactattgtagttggaaacaacagattttttatggaatatctacataggtgtacagaggcccattatcagcaaccatcactcctgtgttccaatggcacgttgtgttagctaatccaagtttatcgttttaaaaggctaattgattactagaaaacccttttgcaattatgttagcacagctgaaaactgtagtcctgattaaagaagcaataaaactggccttctttagactagttgagtatctggagcatcagcatttgtgggttcgattacaggctcaaaatggccagaaacaaagaactttcttctaaaactcgtcagtctattcttgttctgagaaatgaaggctattccatgcgagaaattgccaagaaactgaagatctcatacaatgctgtgtactactcccttcacagaacagcgcaaactggctctaaccagaatagaaagaggagtgggaggtcccggtgcacaactgagcaagaggacaagtactagtttgagaaacagacgcctcacaagtcctcaactggcagcttcgttaaatagtacccacaaaacaacagtctcaacaatgaagaggtgactccgggatactggccttctaggcggaGTTCCTCtggccagtgtctgtgttcttttgcccaagTGTATCTtttcttttattggccagtctaagctatggctttttctttgcaactctgcctagaaggccagcatcccggagtcgcctcttcactgttgacgttgatggTGTAATATCATGGTACACTAATACACTACATagctaaaagtatgtggacacctgcttgtcaaacatcttataccaatatcatgggcattaatatggagttggtctcccctttgctgctataaaagcctccactcttctgggaaggctttctactagatgtggGAAccttgctgcggggacttgcttccatttagccacaagatcattagtgaggttgggcattgatgttgggcgattaggcctggctcccagtcgccattccaattcatcccaaaggtgttcgattgagttgaggtcagggctctttgcaggccagtcaagttcttccacaccgatcttgacaatccatttctgtttggacctcgctttgtgcacaggggcattgttatgctgaacaggaaagggccttccccaaactgttgccacaaagttggaagcacagaatcgtctagaatgtcattgtatactgtagcattaagatttatCATTAaatcagccccagaccattattcctcctccatcaaactttacagttggcactatgcattggggcaggtagcgttttcctggcatccgccaaacccagatttgtccgtcaaacttccagatggtgaagcgtgattcatcactccagagatcgcgtttccactgctccagagtccaatgtgagcaagctttacaccactccagccgacgcttgccaTTActcatggtaatcttaggcttgtgtgcggctgctcggccatggaaacccatttcatgaagctcctgacgaacagttattgtgcagaggcagtttggaactcggtagtgagtgttgctaccgaggacagatgatttttacatgctacacgcttcagcactctgcggtcccattctgtgagcttgtggcccaccacttcgcagctgagccattgttgcccctagaggtttccacttcataataacagcacttacagttgaccggggcagctctagcagagcagaagtTTTACGagctgacttgttgaaaaggtggtaTCCTAGTGTACTTATTTTGTGTGCCAGTATCTTAAATGGGAAATCTGAAAAATCATGTCCTCGGTAGCAACAAAGCATCCCGCCACTTTTTTGATtgacagctgagggatggggtaaAACAATTGAAATAAGCTCATTAGGCATTTATACATATTTATGAAGAATCAATGACtataaataatttatttaaaagtcaaaaaatgtatatatCAATCCCAAATTGCCGCTTATAGGATTGCTAAAGTAAATCCTGTGTGAAGAAAGAGCCTGTCGTtaaaagacagacagaccttgTTCCATGGATTATCTTTATTGCAGAGAGCAGTCCAGTTCATTGTCATTTGAGCATACCAGGAATGAAATAAAGAATGCAGCAAATACACAATCCAAAACACTCGAGTACAAGTCTGTTTTAATCATTCAAACAAAGAGCATTAACACATCTATCTCCATATCGGAAACCAGAGTGGTGTGTATTAGGgacaggagtttttcctggtcacgTGGGTAGGAAAAACTCTGCTGGGTCCCTAGTTGTTGCTTAGACACACTACGGCCCGGAGTTTTTCCTGATCAGTCACACAGACAGGAAAAACCTATGGCCCTAGTGTGTATATTTATTGGTGTGCCATTGGTATAGAGCAGAACAGTGCATGTTGTTACATGGTAACACAGCACTGTGCAGTAGTGTTCCCTCAGAGTGACATGTAATACAGTAGAACAGGAACAATGAGGTACAACAGTAGGCAACAGCACACTATAATCCAGCCCTGACAGACTGTAACATTAGAACAGAgccatagagagatagagatggaagtTTGACCAATATTAATGTTGTTCCATTCTTCCAGTATTTAGACTCTCGTTCTAAATTCTAGCTACTCAGCTGGTTTGCGTAGCTGGTATAATTTAGGATCAATAACAGGACCGTTATTGTATTGGTCAATATTGGCTGCTATGGAACCATGTGATACCATCTCAGAACATCAGAGTGCTTTTTGGTTGAAACCGCAGTGGCCAAACTATCTTTatcaagtcagtcagtcagctttgAATGATACAGTGCTGCACGTGAGTGGCTGCAACAGGATTGACAAACACTGCCCCTAGTGGACCTTAAAATAGAACACTGAATTGGGTAGAATCATATAAATGGGTTTGACAATGATTATTACCACTGAAAGCAGCATGGAATGCTGAATTCCACATCCCCCCATCGCGACTCTACCGAAGTACTATCATACTGTTGTACACAGTGAAACCAACCAGGATTAGACAGTGATGTCATAAATCTGCACTGGCAGCCAAATGGAAGTCCCATGTGGATGACATCATCATCACTGTCTAATCCCCATTTATACTGTGACCTTCAACATGAGGTGGAATCCATAACCCTGTCAGTTCAAGCCATTACATTTCTAGGGTCTAATGACCTTTGGCATCTCAGCTGTGAGGCCACTTATCAATTAACAGATTGAAAACCAATCAATGATTAATACACCACAATGCCCCTACCAGCTTTAAGGGAAATAATAAAAGTAAAATCCTACATTCAGGAAAatgataaaaacaaaacaaaccaaaCGTAATCCTACAAtagtttagacaggcagcccaattctgatctttccTTCACTAATTGGCCTTTTGACCAATCAGCTGTGATAAAGATAGGATGTGATTAGTCAAAAGAACAATTCGTGGAACAAAGATCCGAATTGGGCTACCTGTCTAAACGCAGTCTAAGTACAGCTGCATGGGTGTACAAGCAGAGCAGAGGCACAGCATGGAGAAATGAAAATGTTTTATACAATATCAGAGTGCTTTTAGTAACCTCTGGGAGGGGGAAGGGGCGGGGAGACAGAATAGAGGAAAGAAGAGTCAGAATGTAAAAGAAATGCAAGTCAAGGAAAAGAAAATGGAATGAAGGTGCAGTGAGTGGAGGGAGAGATCAAGCACTTTGTTTTTTTAATTCATTCTTTCTCCCTCACTCGCACTCGTTTTCCCGGAGGACATCGAACATGTTGACTGTGAGGCTGGTTGGCCCCTTCCTCTCTTTCACTGCTGGGTGTCCAAACccttcatcttcatcatcaccatcctcatcatcatcatcagcatccCTATCCCTTTCCTCCTCCGGCTCAGAGCTggactccccctcctcctcctcatccctctctcctgccccCTCTTCCTTCCGCCCCTGTAGAGCGATGATCTCTGCCAGGTCTGGGTGGGACTCCCACTGCTCTGTATAGCGCAAATCCATTGGTTGAATAATTAATCAATAAATCAAGCAATCAAATAAACACTTTTCTTCATGTTTTTTGTACAAAGCCCCAGTCAACAGTTTAAAGGACGGAAACCAGATCAACATGAACATCAGTCGTGCACAACAGATCACCTGCTGGGATTTGACCTTCCCTTGCGTGCCCACTGTTCACGGCCGACATTCGTGTCAGTCTATCTTCCCTTTTAAATATGAGTCTCTATTGTCTGTACAGTAGTGATATGCCTGATGCCTCACTGGTTGTCATGACCTGTGTACTGACCTCTCTGATAGTTATATGACCTGTGTACTGACCTCTCTGATCGTTGTATGACCTGTGTACTGAACTCTCTGATCGTCGTATGACCTGTGTACTGACCTCTCTGATCGTTGTATGACCTGTGTACTGACCTCTCTGATCGTTGTATGACCTGTGTACTGACCTCTCTGATCGTTGTATGACCTGTGTACTGACCTCTCTGATAGTTGTATGACCTGTGTACTGACCTCTGATCGTTGTACGACCTGTGTACTGACCTCTCTGATAGTTATATGACCTGTGTACGGACCTCTCTGATCGTTGTACGACCTGTGTACTGACCTCTCTGATCGTTGTACGACCTGTGTACTGACCTCTCTGATCGTTGTACAACCTGTGTACTGACCCCTCTGATCGTTGTATGACCTGTGTACTGACCTCTCTGATCGTTGTATGCAGGAGGTCTGAGGCACAGACACAGCCTACCATCGACGGCCAGCCGCAGCAGACTGTTAGCTGCCCGATACACGTCGTTACGAGCTGCCTTCGCTgtcttataacccctcctctctgCCCAGGCTGTGAGACAgacaaggagaaagagagagaagagagagaacgagaaagagggGTAGGGagataacaatttttttttttttttttttattgtattataaTTTCAACTGTTCCTGAGAATTTCCCAAATGTCTCCCTGACATCCAGACAAGAGGGTGTGTTTCAACAGTTTAGAACCAGACCAGAGGTTCTAGAGCCAGACTGGAGGTGGTCCTTACCCTCACACACGTCCCAGGCTGTCCAGCTGTGCTCGGGCCCctgctccctctccttctcccccccctTGGGTGCATGCTGTGGGCCCTCCACGCTGGGGTGCCGGAGCTTGAGCACCGACAGGAAGGGGGTCCGCTCACACAGATAACCTACAGAACTGTAGGGCTCCTGCAGCTGAGACACTGGGTAGATACCAGCTAGGATCTAGGGAGAAAGGGGCAGATaagaggagggagggtgagggggagatggaggaagaggcgTAGATACAAAAGAATGGAGGAAAAGTGTTTGGATAGAGTAAAGCATGATGAGAAAGATAGAAGGAAAGAAACTGAGAAAAAAAGTTTGAAAGGGGATGATGGGTAATGATTCTCTCCGCAGTAGTTGAGACTTAAAAGTGGTACGGATTATGATTCTACTCCAAAGACAGCCTTCAAATGGCCAGAGGGAAAATCAGTTATTCTTCTATTCTCCAAGACATTTCCTCCACAGGCTGTCACCAAAAAGTGATTTGACCTGGGATTCTGAGGAAATGAGAGGAcatagtacacacacaaacatacacacttacaccCTACTCACTCCCTCCTCTCAGTTACCTGTAGTTGTTTGTTGACTAGTGAAGGGAAGACCAGTCCAGGGCAGTCACACAGTTTGACAGTGGGTGTGAGGTAGTAGGTCTGGAAGTATTTGGTGTGGCCGGGGGTTCGAGACACACTCACCACCTTCCTACCTACCAGACTGTTCAATACTGATGACTTCCCCACGTTAGGGAagcctagggagggagggagagacgtaTATTCATATTCCCTTTGTAGTAGACATTTCTGAATGCCAGAGGGGGTTGGTGGGGGAACAAAGCCTTGAGGTACACTAGCATAAATTCATTTATCAAGTTACTAATCAGTGACGACAGATTACTGATTGGGAAGTAGGAAAGCAAGCTTCCAACATGGCCGCTCACCTATACAGCCCAGCGTGAGCACGCCATCTTTATACAGCTCCTGGGAGGGGCTGCTCATCTCCATGGCAACATCACTCTGGTGCTCCACTAGCACAGAGTCCACCCCCTCCTCTGACTGCTCCCCCTCTGATCCCATAGCAACCGCATCTCTCTGGATCTTCTTCTCCCAGCTCGACAAGTCCACTGCGGGGGGGGGTTAACAATGGTGAACACTCCCAATCATTCTGTACACTTCTGGAAAAAAGTGGTGAGTTGAGAAGCAGTACTTGTCTTTAGCCTATTTTAAGACGACTTCCATTCAGTGTTGGTTCTATGATATACCCTTACAACCCTGCACCCacagatccacacacacaaatcctTCATTCAACAGTAATTAGATATGCTATGGAAAGTACCTGGCCAAAGCATTAAGTCATTACAGACTTACATGGTTAGCAATACATGTGTGAAAAAGGTACTATGCCACCCAGGTGGTTGGGTCCCTTTCACCTTTTCCTGCTGTGATTTCCTGACACGCCTTCAGGATGTGGGTGGGGCCCCCCGCATGTCCCCATCCACATGTACCCTTttttctcatcctcttcttctgaAGCACTAGAgtcacagagacagatacagacagtgcAATAGGTTATCCTGGTGATCAAGTACACAGTTCAACAGCTCCAATCAGCTCTCATCATTGTCCCTCGCCCTGTGTATCCCTTTCGCTTCAGCACAACCACCCTCACTCCCACCCACCTGTGCTGTATGGCTGGCCGGGGTGTGATGTGAAGCAGACACAGTGGAGGTGGGGGAACTGTGTCTGGAGGTAGTGTGTCCAGGCCAGCACCAGCGGAGGGGGACACAGGTCAGCTTTgttcagcaccaccaccacctgctTCTGCAGctccccagtgatgtagtggtacaGCGCTGGGGGAAACTGCAGCACCTGCATGGGAGGGACACACCAGGAACAGATTCATTAAGACATGCATGCTCGGTCTGGCAAACGACTTATAGACGGAgtaccaaatggcaacctattccctatatagtgcgctacttttgaccagggcccatagcaaCATAGTCATGAACATAGTCAAGTTATACATGGTACTGACCACCTATAACTTACCCTGTCTGTGGCTCCACCTGGTGGATACTCTATGTATGCATTTCACCATATGGTTCAAAGGATAATGAAAccatcatttttatttattatatttcacctttatttaactaggcaagtcagttaagaacaaattcttatttacaatgacggcctaccggggaacagtgggtcaactgccttgttcaggggcagaacgacagatttttaacttgtcagctcggggattcgatctagcaacctttcggttactggcccaacgctctaaccactaggctacctgccatcataGTGACTATTAATTACATTATCATGGTGACAGTAGTAAGTTGATAATGATACTATGGTACATGACTAGTAGCAGATAATGACAGTAGGAGTTTAAAAGAGATTACCCACCGGATGCCTGATGTCCACGATGAGCAGGATCACATCAGACATCTCCAACACTCTCCACAACTGTCTCCACGTCTgataaaaagagagggggagagatagagggggagagaaagagagagtgggagaaaggaAAGGTATAAAGAGTAAAGTTATATGAAGAGTATTTAGGTTTTACCTACCATAGGTTTTGCTCAGTGTCAGAGAAAGAGGTGGTTTTTAAAGGAGTCATTCAAGTTTATAGAATATTGTAGAATTAATAGCTCCTTGTTTATCCATCAAAATGGACCTTTCTGCTGACACAATACAGCCCCCCCCGTAACTAGCCGGTCACTAACCTCAAGGCTACCACCGCCCTGAAGAGCATTTATAAAGGGTGTATAAAGGGTTCTGAATATATTGTTTCCTCACCTCCAGATTGTGCTCAAAATGGCTGAGGGATCCAGGTGGGTTTCTGGAGTGCAGGTCGTTCAGATATTCCCGGTATGACTTCTCTTCTTTCTTCAGCAGCTCCTCACGATTCATCCCATAGTTCCACGGAGGTCGCCGCGGAAACTCAAGACCTGAGATTGGAGGTCAGTGGCACAGATACGTCAAGCAGTGACACAAAGTGAAAAGACCATGTCAAAATTCCCACTAGAGCGGGTCTTTATTTAACAGCATTGAGAGGCTCAGGGTACAGGTTATGTACCAAATCACaccctatagtgtactactttgaccagagcacaTATAGCTTAGGTCAAAATGAGTGTACTAAAtaaggatagggtgccatttgagacagaacctttatttaacagcaTTAAGAGATTGTTGTGAGGCTCAGGGTCAAGGAGCTCTGACCTTTCTCTGTGGGGTAGATGTCGTTGATGTCAACCTCCAGGTCTTTGTCTAACATCTGGTCCAGAACCTTCTCTCTGGCAagcttcttcctcctctccacctcctctctgctctccttctcAAAGTGCAGACGGAAcctgaatggacagagagatgagTATAGCTGTGTGTAGAGGGGGGAATTGGGCAGGGTGAGTGTGTGAAGGACACAAAACCATTTGTGTGCAGAGTCATGAACATCAGGTGTGTGTGACATGGTTGTTTGTTCTGACAACAGCAGTTTCTGTAATTTACCATTGACCTCTGTCTGAAAGTTGTTTGCTCATGGTTCAGGATTCCTACAGTAACGTGTTCTCATTTTTTTACTTAGTCTCTTTCGGCCTCTTACTTTTAATATCTACAGACCCAGACATTGCTCTAATTAATATTTTTCCATTAACCCTTCAGTTTGTTCCAGGGAATTCCCACTGTTCCAGCCATCAGTTCATACAGCAATCATGACATGTTTTCCCAAAAGGTATTGTTGATGATATCTGACAAAACAGAAACCCACTCAGCTGGTGAGAGCCTTATGAGCCTAGCTATCAGTGGTCACCAATCCTGGTCCATACAGTCTGCAGGCTTCTGTTCAAGCCCAGCAATAACAATACACCTGTCTTTGTGTTTGGTTTCATTGCATTTGATGTATTACCTTAGCTTTGGTCCAGGGTGTTACGTGTGGCTTGCTCAGCGTCTGCATCAGTAAGCCGCGTGTAAtcccctggaccagagctaaatATTACCTATGCTAATGTATTGGTAACTCACCTATTGGGGTCGTATCTGCCCTCCCTGATGCCAGGCTGCTGGTTTATCCTCCTGACATCTGTGGTTTCACTATCTGAGGTGTCCGACTGCCTCTCCCTGTCCATCCCCCGCTCCACACTGGCATTACGGCTGCTGGGCCCTGAGCCTGGCTCACCTGAGGAGGAG
Coding sequences within it:
- the LOC115180871 gene encoding guanine nucleotide-binding protein-like 1 → MPRKKPFSTKQKKKQMQVKRERKRGEPGSGPSSRNASVERGMDRERQSDTSDSETTDVRRINQQPGIREGRYDPNRFRLHFEKESREEVERRKKLAREKVLDQMLDKDLEVDINDIYPTEKGLEFPRRPPWNYGMNREELLKKEEKSYREYLNDLHSRNPPGSLSHFEHNLETWRQLWRVLEMSDVILLIVDIRHPVLQFPPALYHYITGELQKQVVVVLNKADLCPPPLVLAWTHYLQTQFPHLHCVCFTSHPGQPYSTVLQKKRMRKKGTCGWGHAGGPTHILKACQEITAGKVDLSSWEKKIQRDAVAMGSEGEQSEEGVDSVLVEHQSDVAMEMSSPSQELYKDGVLTLGCIGFPNVGKSSVLNSLVGRKVVSVSRTPGHTKYFQTYYLTPTVKLCDCPGLVFPSLVNKQLQILAGIYPVSQLQEPYSSVGYLCERTPFLSVLKLRHPSVEGPQHAPKGGEKEREQGPEHSWTAWDVCEAWAERRGYKTAKAARNDVYRAANSLLRLAVDGRLCLCLRPPAYNDQREQWESHPDLAEIIALQGRKEEGAGERDEEEEGESSSEPEEERDRDADDDDEDGDDEDEGFGHPAVKERKGPTSLTVNMFDVLRENECE